One stretch of Brevibacillus laterosporus DNA includes these proteins:
- a CDS encoding acyl-CoA carboxylase subunit beta has translation MSQSMEEILRQRMEQVKQGGDPKYHEKQKEQGKLFVRDRLTLLFDQGEYTLEDGLFANYKAGDLPADGVVTAIGKVNGQTVCVMANDSTVKAGSWGSRTVEKIIRIQETAEKLCVPLLYLVDSAGARITDQLEMFPGRRGAGRIFYNQVKLSGKIPQICILFGPSAAGGAYIPAFCDIVIMVENNASMYLGSPRMAEMVIGQKVSLEELGGARMHCSVSGCGDVLAASEQEAITSARRYLGFFPSHYQQQPPVVEAKSPVETAKDINALIPENQNAPFNMYDLIDTLVDDGSFFEIKKLFAQELITGLARLDGKPVGIIANQPRVKGGVLFVDSADKAARFVTLCDAFHIPLLFLADVPGFMIGTAVERAGIIRHGAKMISAMAEATVPKISVIVRKAYGAGLYAMASSAFEPDATLALPHAQIAVMGPEAAVNAVYSNKIQAIEDPQERQAFIMEKRQEYQEDIDIYLLASELIVDAIIEPSNLRTELIWRFDAYQCKQQTFTNRKHPVYPV, from the coding sequence ATGAGCCAATCAATGGAAGAGATATTGCGGCAGCGGATGGAACAAGTAAAACAAGGTGGAGATCCGAAATACCATGAAAAGCAAAAGGAACAAGGTAAGCTGTTTGTGCGTGATCGACTGACTCTATTGTTTGACCAGGGTGAGTATACGCTAGAGGATGGTTTGTTTGCGAACTATAAGGCGGGCGATCTACCGGCAGATGGAGTAGTCACCGCGATTGGTAAAGTAAATGGACAAACGGTATGCGTCATGGCCAACGATTCTACAGTGAAGGCGGGATCATGGGGCTCCAGAACGGTAGAAAAAATTATTCGTATTCAAGAGACAGCGGAAAAACTATGCGTTCCCCTGCTATATCTTGTTGATTCAGCGGGAGCACGTATCACAGATCAGTTGGAAATGTTCCCAGGTCGTCGTGGAGCAGGACGCATTTTTTATAATCAGGTGAAATTATCAGGTAAAATCCCGCAAATTTGCATCCTCTTTGGCCCTTCTGCTGCAGGAGGGGCATATATACCAGCTTTTTGCGATATCGTGATCATGGTAGAAAATAATGCAAGTATGTACTTAGGTTCTCCACGGATGGCTGAGATGGTTATTGGTCAAAAAGTATCGCTAGAAGAACTGGGCGGGGCTCGTATGCATTGTAGCGTGAGCGGTTGTGGGGATGTCCTAGCTGCAAGCGAACAAGAAGCTATTACATCAGCACGTCGTTATCTTGGCTTTTTCCCATCGCATTATCAACAACAACCGCCAGTGGTAGAAGCCAAATCTCCAGTAGAGACAGCAAAAGATATCAATGCACTCATCCCAGAAAATCAGAATGCGCCATTTAACATGTATGATTTGATTGATACGCTGGTAGACGATGGATCATTCTTTGAAATCAAAAAATTATTTGCTCAAGAGTTGATTACCGGTTTAGCTCGTTTAGACGGAAAACCAGTAGGAATTATAGCGAACCAACCACGTGTCAAAGGTGGCGTGTTGTTCGTTGATTCAGCGGATAAAGCAGCGCGCTTCGTGACCTTATGTGATGCCTTCCATATTCCTCTCTTGTTCCTTGCCGATGTGCCAGGATTTATGATCGGGACAGCGGTAGAGCGTGCTGGCATTATTCGCCACGGAGCTAAAATGATCTCAGCAATGGCTGAAGCGACTGTACCAAAAATTTCTGTTATTGTGAGAAAAGCCTACGGTGCCGGTCTGTATGCGATGGCTAGCTCTGCATTTGAACCAGATGCTACTCTTGCTTTGCCTCATGCACAAATTGCTGTGATGGGACCAGAGGCGGCCGTAAATGCTGTCTATAGTAACAAAATTCAAGCGATTGAGGACCCGCAGGAGCGTCAGGCATTTATTATGGAAAAACGTCAGGAGTATCAAGAGGATATCGACATTTATCTACTTGCTTCTGAATTGATTGTGGATGCTATTATTGAACCGTCTAACCTGCGAACTGAGTTAATCTGGCGCTTTGATGCTTACCAATGTAAACAGCAAACGTTTACCAATCGCAAACATCCGGTTTATCCAGTATAA
- the mraZ gene encoding transcriptional regulator MraZ → MFMGEYQHNIDDKNRLTIPVKFRDMLGTSFVVTHGLDRCLFVYPMEEWKALTEKLKSLPFTKADARAFTRFFFSGATECEWDKQGRVNIPPHLREHSHLIKECVIIGVQNRMEIWGRAEWDAYSLEQEHSFGEIAEKLVDFNL, encoded by the coding sequence ATGTTCATGGGTGAGTATCAACATAACATCGATGATAAGAACCGCCTGACAATCCCAGTTAAATTCCGTGACATGCTCGGTACGTCCTTCGTTGTAACCCATGGCCTTGATCGTTGTTTATTCGTCTACCCGATGGAAGAATGGAAGGCGTTAACAGAGAAACTAAAATCTTTGCCATTTACCAAAGCAGACGCTCGGGCATTTACCCGCTTTTTCTTTTCTGGTGCTACTGAATGCGAGTGGGACAAGCAGGGAAGGGTAAACATACCCCCTCATTTGCGAGAACACAGCCATCTTATAAAAGAATGTGTTATTATTGGCGTGCAGAATCGCATGGAAATTTGGGGTAGGGCAGAATGGGATGCGTATTCTTTGGAACAAGAACATTCTTTTGGCGAGATTGCTGAAAAGCTCGTTGATTTTAATTTATAG
- a CDS encoding enoyl-CoA hydratase, protein MSIQLERQGQVGILTIQRPEVYNCLNLVTLERFQRLLTEVATDAEIRVVVITGAGDKAFCSGADLKERKTMQQSQVQQYIRTIRDVFTQVERLSVPVIAAMNGVAFGGGLELALACDLRVMSETAQTGLTETSLGIIPGAGGTQRLPRLIGKGKAKELILTARRIGAQEALEIGLVNQIAPVEQVLDTSLSLAQQIALNAPIALAQAKWAIDFGMEVDMATGLAIESNAYQILVPTKDRLEGLVAFAEKRKPVYRGE, encoded by the coding sequence ATGAGCATTCAACTTGAAAGACAAGGTCAGGTGGGCATCCTTACCATTCAGCGTCCAGAGGTATACAATTGCTTAAATCTAGTGACGCTAGAGCGATTTCAGCGCCTACTGACGGAGGTAGCTACTGATGCAGAGATCCGTGTTGTAGTCATTACGGGAGCTGGTGACAAAGCCTTTTGTTCTGGAGCCGATTTAAAAGAGAGAAAAACGATGCAACAGTCACAGGTGCAGCAGTATATTCGCACGATCCGCGATGTATTTACCCAAGTGGAACGTTTGTCTGTACCGGTAATTGCTGCAATGAACGGGGTTGCTTTTGGCGGTGGTTTGGAACTTGCTCTTGCTTGCGATCTGCGTGTTATGAGTGAGACAGCACAAACGGGTTTAACCGAAACATCGCTTGGAATTATCCCAGGTGCTGGGGGGACACAGAGACTACCTAGATTGATTGGAAAAGGAAAGGCGAAGGAATTAATTCTGACAGCACGTCGCATTGGAGCCCAAGAAGCACTGGAAATTGGTCTGGTTAATCAAATAGCTCCAGTAGAACAGGTGCTAGATACTTCTCTTTCTCTTGCTCAACAGATAGCTTTGAACGCACCGATTGCCCTTGCTCAAGCTAAATGGGCGATTGATTTTGGCATGGAGGTGGACATGGCAACAGGATTAGCGATAGAGAGTAATGCATACCAAATCCTAGTTCCAACGAAAGACCGCCTAGAGGGACTTGTAGCTTTTGCAGAAAAACGGAAGCCCGTATATCGAGGGGAATAA
- a CDS encoding YheC/YheD family protein yields MQKRRIGILTYRNGKRFNEPLFFRHLLAEGEKLGATLFLFSPKDVFESKRQIRGFIPGPDKTWKSKMFDWPDIVIDRYRYYPKPQHQGYLSFRKRPLFTYANSRFSSKWNVHQVLSQEPSMQPWLPETFAYERDVLTSMLQKYPLVYVKPAQGTAGRSILRIKQISSGYELLGRGLHLNKVSHKVNNRSELHRYVQDWVKTERLGEEIFLLQQGLQLELIPGRTVDTRILIQKTEWGEWEVTGLGMRIGGEKSSTSNLHGGGLAKDAEQLLTKRFGKSQATKIIHNCYELAHQTAEAVETSYGRMIELGLDVGIDISGCPYLIEINPKPGRDIFRKLKRGKVYKEAVVRPIQYALYLLKEQ; encoded by the coding sequence GTGCAGAAAAGACGAATCGGTATTTTAACTTATCGAAACGGCAAACGCTTTAATGAACCGTTATTCTTTCGGCATTTACTTGCAGAGGGAGAAAAGCTAGGGGCGACGCTGTTCTTATTTTCACCAAAAGATGTTTTTGAATCAAAACGTCAGATCAGAGGATTCATTCCTGGGCCGGATAAGACATGGAAAAGTAAGATGTTCGATTGGCCTGATATCGTGATAGATCGTTATCGTTATTACCCGAAACCACAGCATCAGGGGTATCTTTCTTTTCGCAAACGTCCGTTGTTTACCTATGCTAACAGTCGATTTAGTTCTAAATGGAATGTACATCAGGTGTTAAGTCAAGAGCCATCCATGCAACCGTGGTTACCGGAGACGTTTGCCTATGAAAGGGATGTATTGACCAGCATGTTACAAAAATATCCACTGGTTTATGTAAAACCGGCGCAAGGAACAGCTGGTCGGAGTATCTTGCGCATTAAACAGATTTCTTCTGGTTATGAGCTACTAGGGAGAGGCTTGCATTTAAATAAGGTTAGTCACAAGGTAAATAATCGCTCAGAACTTCATCGCTATGTACAAGACTGGGTAAAAACAGAGAGATTAGGTGAAGAGATTTTTCTTCTTCAACAAGGTTTGCAGCTTGAACTGATACCGGGACGAACTGTTGATACTCGCATTCTTATTCAAAAGACGGAGTGGGGCGAGTGGGAAGTGACTGGGCTTGGGATGCGCATAGGAGGAGAAAAAAGCTCTACCTCTAATTTACATGGGGGTGGGCTGGCTAAAGACGCGGAGCAATTACTTACAAAACGTTTTGGTAAGTCTCAAGCAACCAAGATCATTCATAATTGTTATGAGCTCGCTCATCAGACAGCTGAAGCAGTGGAAACTTCTTACGGACGTATGATCGAGTTGGGGCTTGATGTAGGGATTGACATATCAGGTTGTCCCTATTTAATTGAAATTAATCCGAAGCCTGGTCGTGATATTTTTCGTAAATTAAAACGTGGCAAGGTTTACAAAGAAGCGGTAGTCCGACCCATTCAATATGCGCTTTATTTATTGAAAGAACAATAG
- a CDS encoding 2-dehydropantoate 2-reductase, translating to MKIAIIGGGSVGLLLAARLCLAGSQVQVITRTRQQADELTQYGLLLRSLQGEQKRIHIQAVSMEGALPEADLYVLAVKQTSLTEVLPVLRKLAPSARILAVQNGMGHDDQLKEVLALNQIYLGVHTEGARRHSFTEVEHTGKGIWQLGSIVGQDQESLILDPIIEAFLSMGEVAGLDIMYVLDIHMVMWRKLMANAVINPLTTLFEIPNGALLDSPDTVSLMKRLFVEAKEVASLHGQKIDESTWQEIVQICRNTSRNYSSMLQDLLNYRPLEIEAINGYIVKRGRELNIATPQQEAVYKATLLKAGLMAQRG from the coding sequence ATGAAAATCGCAATCATTGGTGGCGGATCTGTTGGATTGTTGTTGGCTGCCAGATTGTGTCTAGCAGGTTCACAGGTGCAGGTGATTACACGTACGCGACAGCAGGCGGATGAACTAACTCAGTACGGTCTACTGTTGCGCTCCTTACAAGGCGAACAGAAACGAATTCACATACAAGCCGTCTCTATGGAGGGTGCCCTTCCAGAAGCTGATCTCTATGTGTTAGCGGTCAAACAGACAAGTCTCACTGAGGTATTGCCTGTCTTACGTAAACTTGCTCCGAGTGCACGCATTCTTGCTGTACAAAATGGCATGGGTCACGACGATCAACTGAAGGAGGTGCTGGCTCTTAACCAGATTTATCTTGGCGTTCATACCGAAGGGGCGCGACGCCACTCTTTTACGGAAGTGGAACATACGGGTAAGGGGATTTGGCAATTAGGTTCGATTGTCGGACAAGATCAGGAGTCACTCATCTTAGACCCAATAATCGAAGCATTCCTTTCTATGGGGGAGGTGGCTGGGCTTGACATCATGTATGTTTTAGACATTCATATGGTGATGTGGCGAAAGTTGATGGCGAATGCTGTCATTAATCCGCTGACTACTCTATTTGAAATTCCGAATGGTGCATTGCTTGATTCTCCAGATACAGTGAGCCTTATGAAAAGGCTATTTGTAGAGGCAAAAGAAGTCGCATCCTTACACGGGCAAAAAATTGACGAATCAACTTGGCAGGAAATTGTACAAATTTGCCGAAATACATCCAGAAATTATTCTTCAATGCTACAGGACCTGCTGAATTATCGTCCATTGGAGATTGAAGCAATCAATGGCTATATTGTAAAGCGAGGAAGAGAGCTTAATATAGCAACGCCACAGCAGGAGGCAGTATACAAAGCAACTCTTCTCAAAGCAGGCTTGATGGCCCAAAGGGGATAA
- a CDS encoding adenosylhomocysteinase: MTIVQESIVKDMALAPNGHLKIDWVKEHMPVLNRIRERFEQEKPFAGKKVAISLHLEAKTAYLAKVVQAGGAEVTITGSNPLSTQDDVCAALVEDGIRVFAKYNPSEEEYKELLIKTLETRPDFLIDDGGDLVTLLHGERRDLLENVKGGAEETTTGILRLRALEKEGKLEFPMVAVNDAYCKYLFDNRYGTGQSVFDGINRTTNLVVAGKTVVVAGYGWCGKGVAMRAKGLGAKVIVTEIDAIKAVEAYMDGFEVMSMDEAAKLGDYFVTVTGNRDIIRKAHFESMKDGALLSNAGHFDVEVNKVELNELSTSKRVVRKDIEEFVMQDGRKIYLLAEGRLVNLAAGDGHPAEIMDMTFALQAVGLEYVSKNYEAIGKTVLNVPYELDETVARYKLEALGKSIDKLTPEQKDYLESWVE, translated from the coding sequence ATGACTATAGTTCAAGAGAGCATCGTAAAAGACATGGCCCTAGCGCCTAACGGCCATTTAAAGATTGATTGGGTAAAAGAACACATGCCGGTATTAAACCGTATTCGGGAACGCTTTGAACAAGAGAAACCATTCGCGGGTAAAAAGGTAGCAATCTCACTCCATTTAGAAGCAAAAACAGCTTATCTGGCAAAAGTGGTTCAAGCAGGTGGTGCTGAAGTTACTATTACCGGTTCTAATCCTTTGTCAACACAAGATGATGTATGCGCTGCTTTGGTGGAAGACGGTATTCGCGTATTTGCTAAATACAATCCATCCGAAGAAGAGTATAAAGAACTCCTCATTAAAACGCTGGAAACTCGTCCTGATTTTCTAATTGACGACGGTGGGGATCTCGTTACATTATTGCATGGAGAACGCCGTGATCTATTAGAAAATGTAAAAGGTGGAGCGGAAGAAACCACGACAGGAATTCTACGCTTACGTGCACTTGAAAAAGAAGGCAAGCTTGAATTCCCGATGGTAGCTGTAAACGATGCTTATTGTAAGTATCTGTTTGACAATCGCTATGGTACGGGCCAATCCGTATTTGATGGCATCAATCGTACAACAAACCTAGTTGTTGCAGGTAAAACTGTAGTTGTAGCTGGCTATGGCTGGTGCGGTAAAGGTGTGGCGATGCGTGCAAAAGGCTTGGGTGCTAAAGTAATCGTAACTGAAATTGACGCAATTAAAGCTGTAGAAGCATATATGGATGGATTCGAAGTCATGTCTATGGATGAGGCAGCTAAACTAGGTGACTACTTCGTTACGGTGACCGGTAACCGCGATATTATCCGCAAAGCTCACTTCGAAAGCATGAAAGATGGGGCTCTTTTGTCTAATGCTGGGCACTTCGATGTCGAAGTAAACAAAGTGGAACTAAATGAATTGTCGACGAGCAAACGTGTTGTTCGTAAAGATATTGAAGAATTTGTCATGCAAGATGGCCGTAAAATTTACCTGTTAGCAGAAGGACGTCTCGTAAACCTAGCTGCAGGTGATGGACACCCTGCGGAGATTATGGATATGACTTTTGCTCTACAAGCAGTAGGTCTTGAATATGTTAGTAAAAACTACGAAGCAATTGGTAAAACTGTATTAAACGTACCGTATGAGTTAGATGAAACCGTTGCTCGTTATAAATTGGAAGCGCTTGGAAAAAGTATCGACAAATTGACTCCAGAGCAAAAAGATTACCTAGAAAGCTGGGTCGAATAG
- the bshC gene encoding bacillithiol biosynthesis cysteine-adding enzyme BshC — protein MNTTKWHVPAVNPFQSDFQKESSRALSFFTYAPYDSQSYVTRMRHVSKQSYPHRNLLADALHTYNQDIENHEAALDMIEKLRESDSLVVVSGQQAGLLTGPLYTIYKAIDVIQLARQTSAQLGVSVIPMFWIAGEDHDWEEINHFYQQTQTKEIRKVKIKAKHIGKHSATDIAVEQADMLRVIEDFFAEETETDYSETIRCCLEETARCSHTLVDWFALLMARLFGSHGLVFIESSLPIVRQLEQPVFEQIIRENEKMNEALLQTQADLREKGYPEQLDIQPQQANFFFYEQRERVLMERVEGGFQSKDGGNVYTQTELLDILEEAPERFSANVVTRPLMQEHLLPTLAFVGGPGEVAYWAYFKKYFAAFGYEMPIVLKRTSVTLMEGALEKIREQKQVSYETLFTRFTDWKNEWLQSLDDQGFAQRFEQKKRELKMQYQDLLQDIVAYDQGLAQLAQKNVERVVQDVDFMQKRTKEAILYKHQVEVDRVLRLEQAIVPQENWQERVYPIFTYLNRFGPDLVDRLVTTAFERDGSHHVVYL, from the coding sequence ATGAATACTACAAAATGGCACGTACCAGCAGTAAATCCGTTTCAAAGCGATTTTCAGAAGGAAAGCTCTAGAGCTCTCTCTTTTTTTACATATGCTCCCTATGACTCTCAATCGTATGTCACGCGCATGCGTCATGTGTCTAAGCAAAGCTATCCGCATCGTAATTTGTTAGCGGATGCTCTGCATACCTATAATCAGGATATCGAAAATCATGAAGCGGCTTTAGACATGATAGAGAAGCTACGTGAATCTGATTCCTTGGTTGTGGTATCGGGTCAACAGGCAGGGCTACTTACGGGACCTCTTTATACCATATACAAAGCGATTGATGTCATTCAATTGGCTAGGCAGACCTCTGCACAGTTGGGTGTATCGGTCATTCCGATGTTCTGGATTGCTGGCGAAGATCACGATTGGGAAGAAATTAATCATTTTTATCAACAAACGCAAACGAAAGAGATTCGAAAAGTAAAAATAAAAGCAAAACATATTGGGAAACACTCTGCTACAGACATAGCTGTGGAACAAGCTGATATGTTGCGGGTCATCGAAGACTTCTTTGCTGAAGAAACCGAGACGGACTATAGCGAGACAATCCGATGTTGTCTAGAGGAGACGGCCCGATGCTCGCATACATTAGTGGATTGGTTCGCGTTACTGATGGCGCGCCTGTTTGGTTCGCACGGACTGGTGTTCATTGAATCCTCTCTACCTATTGTACGTCAGCTTGAGCAGCCTGTATTTGAACAAATCATACGGGAAAATGAGAAGATGAATGAGGCGTTATTACAGACACAGGCTGACCTGCGAGAAAAGGGTTATCCTGAGCAGCTCGACATTCAACCTCAACAAGCGAATTTCTTTTTCTATGAACAAAGAGAGCGTGTATTAATGGAACGGGTCGAAGGTGGGTTTCAAAGTAAAGATGGAGGCAATGTTTATACACAAACAGAATTGCTCGACATTCTTGAAGAAGCACCAGAGCGTTTTAGTGCCAATGTAGTAACGCGTCCCTTGATGCAGGAGCATTTATTACCAACCTTGGCTTTTGTTGGTGGTCCAGGGGAAGTCGCTTATTGGGCCTACTTTAAAAAGTATTTTGCCGCATTTGGCTATGAGATGCCTATCGTCTTGAAACGAACCTCTGTCACGTTGATGGAGGGTGCTCTAGAGAAAATTAGAGAACAAAAGCAAGTAAGTTATGAGACGCTATTTACCCGATTTACTGATTGGAAAAATGAGTGGCTACAATCGCTGGATGATCAGGGATTTGCTCAGCGTTTTGAACAGAAGAAACGTGAATTAAAGATGCAGTATCAGGATCTATTACAAGATATAGTAGCGTATGATCAGGGCTTGGCTCAATTGGCCCAAAAAAATGTAGAGCGTGTTGTACAGGATGTTGATTTTATGCAAAAGCGCACTAAAGAAGCTATTCTTTACAAACATCAAGTAGAGGTGGATCGAGTTCTGCGTTTAGAACAAGCCATCGTTCCTCAGGAAAACTGGCAAGAGCGCGTATATCCGATTTTTACGTATCTGAACCGCTTTGGACCTGATTTGGTGGATCGATTGGTGACTACAGCTTTCGAGCGCGATGGATCTCACCACGTTGTCTATCTATAA
- a CDS encoding biotin/lipoyl-binding protein, translated as MKQVTASMAGTVIQLLAQAGAEVSAGADVVMLESMKMEVPIQAEITGKVATVKVNVGDFVNEGDVLLELE; from the coding sequence ATGAAACAAGTAACAGCAAGTATGGCAGGAACGGTTATTCAATTATTGGCGCAAGCAGGGGCGGAAGTAAGTGCGGGAGCAGATGTTGTTATGTTAGAATCCATGAAAATGGAAGTGCCGATTCAAGCAGAGATTACTGGAAAAGTGGCGACGGTTAAAGTGAATGTGGGGGATTTTGTCAATGAGGGAGATGTTCTTCTAGAGTTAGAATAA
- a CDS encoding TIGR00266 family protein, whose amino-acid sequence MEYHIMGSTMQALQFNLQPGERLFTESGSMTWMSENIKMDTSFRGGMLKSLGRAFAGESLTFTIFEAQRTPGMIAFAPAAPGKIIPLTIQPGYEIIAQKHAFLVGTENIDVSIHFQKKLGTGFFGGEGFIMQRLSGRGMVFLEIDGEVAEMELQHGEVIKVDTAHVAAYESSVDMSIERIKGIKNVIFGGEGLFLTTLRGPGKIWLQTMTIAGLAGKIASSMGKSGNGG is encoded by the coding sequence ATGGAATATCATATTATGGGCTCTACCATGCAAGCTCTCCAATTTAACTTACAACCCGGTGAGCGACTGTTTACCGAATCGGGATCAATGACTTGGATGAGTGAAAATATCAAAATGGACACCAGCTTTAGGGGAGGCATGCTCAAATCTCTTGGCCGAGCGTTTGCTGGAGAATCTTTGACCTTCACCATTTTTGAAGCGCAACGTACACCTGGTATGATTGCTTTTGCGCCAGCAGCGCCAGGTAAAATAATTCCGTTAACCATCCAACCGGGATACGAAATTATTGCTCAAAAACACGCCTTTTTGGTGGGAACAGAAAACATTGATGTCTCCATCCATTTCCAAAAAAAACTAGGTACGGGCTTTTTTGGCGGAGAAGGCTTCATCATGCAGCGTTTAAGTGGTCGCGGAATGGTCTTTTTAGAAATCGACGGCGAAGTAGCTGAGATGGAATTACAGCACGGGGAGGTCATTAAGGTGGACACAGCCCATGTTGCAGCCTATGAATCCTCTGTTGATATGAGCATTGAGCGTATTAAAGGCATTAAAAATGTTATTTTTGGCGGAGAAGGTCTATTTTTAACAACCTTACGTGGTCCAGGTAAAATCTGGCTACAAACCATGACTATCGCCGGATTGGCAGGTAAAATTGCGTCTAGCATGGGAAAGTCCGGTAACGGCGGATGA
- a CDS encoding hydroxymethylglutaryl-CoA lyase: MQITVYEVGPRDGLQNEGAVISTEHKIELIEKLAQSGVRHIEATSLVHPKWIPQLSDATQVLAGISRLDGVHYSVLTPNLTGLQRITANQVDEIAIFMSASEAHNFKNINKTREDTYGVLAEVAEEAQKMGLRVRGYISTVFGCPYEGEVSLTESMRVVEKLLAMGVYQLSIGDTIGVATPRQVHEVFATFDKEWGATWFAGHFHDTRGTGLANVVAALQHGISTFDSSIGGLGGCPYAPGAAGNISTEDVVYLLHGMGYDTGIDLDKLVEAGQFIQKILGRELPSKVLKTATG, translated from the coding sequence ATGCAGATTACCGTGTATGAAGTAGGACCGCGAGATGGTTTACAAAATGAAGGGGCGGTCATCAGTACAGAACATAAAATCGAGCTGATCGAGAAGCTGGCACAATCGGGAGTCCGCCATATTGAAGCGACCTCGCTCGTGCATCCTAAATGGATTCCGCAATTGTCCGATGCCACGCAGGTTCTTGCTGGTATATCTCGATTAGATGGCGTTCACTATAGTGTGCTGACGCCTAACCTGACAGGTCTGCAACGAATAACTGCGAATCAGGTGGATGAGATAGCGATTTTCATGTCGGCCAGTGAAGCCCATAATTTCAAGAACATTAATAAAACACGGGAAGATACCTATGGTGTATTGGCAGAAGTGGCTGAAGAAGCACAAAAGATGGGGCTGCGGGTCCGCGGCTATATCTCTACTGTTTTTGGTTGTCCTTATGAGGGTGAGGTGTCTTTGACGGAAAGTATGCGAGTCGTGGAGAAGCTACTCGCTATGGGTGTGTATCAGCTATCCATCGGTGACACCATTGGAGTTGCAACTCCGCGGCAGGTACATGAGGTATTTGCTACTTTTGACAAAGAGTGGGGGGCTACCTGGTTTGCTGGTCACTTTCATGATACACGAGGAACAGGTTTAGCTAATGTGGTAGCGGCTTTGCAACATGGAATTAGCACATTTGACAGCTCGATTGGTGGCCTGGGGGGATGTCCTTATGCTCCCGGAGCTGCAGGCAACATTTCTACGGAAGATGTTGTGTACTTATTGCATGGAATGGGCTATGACACTGGAATTGATCTAGATAAGTTGGTTGAAGCAGGTCAATTCATTCAGAAAATCTTGGGACGAGAATTACCATCCAAAGTATTAAAGACGGCGACAGGGTGA
- a CDS encoding DUF3397 family protein, translating to MLSLFKNFWGVLTIFPFVAFIITFFTVFFWKKQQKKAVVWSVNITNIFFVISVAQIYKGIWPEAVSAWILILLLLLGLAGMLFFLQMKVRGRVSWKKIGFSTWRISFIMFVFTYFYLFTTGIYKTMQAAHVGLSIM from the coding sequence TTGCTCTCTCTCTTTAAAAATTTTTGGGGTGTATTAACCATTTTTCCTTTCGTAGCTTTCATAATCACGTTCTTTACAGTATTTTTTTGGAAAAAACAGCAAAAAAAAGCTGTTGTGTGGTCTGTGAATATTACGAATATTTTTTTTGTTATTTCGGTTGCTCAGATCTACAAAGGAATATGGCCTGAAGCAGTTTCTGCTTGGATACTAATTCTATTGCTTCTCCTTGGCTTGGCAGGAATGCTGTTCTTTCTACAAATGAAGGTGCGCGGAAGGGTTTCCTGGAAGAAAATAGGTTTTTCTACTTGGCGAATTTCCTTTATCATGTTCGTGTTTACCTACTTCTATCTATTTACAACCGGCATCTATAAAACGATGCAGGCCGCGCATGTTGGTTTGTCTATCATGTAA
- a CDS encoding XRE family transcriptional regulator: protein MTLPIELIGNKIRAVRKEKGYTLEVMASKTGLSKGLLSQVERGISQPSLESLWRITKALEAPLIHFFEDVEQSHIHVVRKDKRRQMVFPDSTGTYSLLSGGGASKLAVMEVRLQPGEQAKDVFVSHEGEECLVVVEGQLQVKLTEDEYQLEAGDSIYFDKAQLHTVANVSDAQTIAIWSVSSPRF, encoded by the coding sequence ATGACGTTACCCATAGAGCTAATAGGAAACAAAATTAGGGCCGTTCGTAAGGAAAAAGGATACACCTTGGAAGTTATGGCCTCAAAAACGGGTTTAAGCAAAGGCTTATTAAGTCAAGTAGAAAGAGGAATTTCACAGCCATCTTTGGAATCTTTGTGGCGCATCACGAAAGCCCTGGAGGCTCCGCTGATTCACTTTTTTGAAGATGTAGAGCAAAGTCATATCCATGTCGTTCGTAAAGATAAGCGTCGACAAATGGTGTTCCCTGACTCTACAGGCACATATTCGTTATTATCTGGCGGTGGTGCCTCTAAACTGGCAGTTATGGAGGTACGTCTACAGCCTGGAGAACAGGCGAAGGATGTCTTTGTCTCTCATGAGGGGGAAGAGTGTCTAGTCGTAGTAGAAGGTCAGTTGCAGGTTAAATTGACAGAGGATGAGTATCAACTGGAAGCCGGAGACAGTATTTATTTTGACAAGGCACAGTTACATACGGTTGCCAATGTGAGCGATGCGCAAACCATTGCTATTTGGTCCGTTTCTTCACCTAGATTTTAA